A part of Miscanthus floridulus cultivar M001 chromosome 6, ASM1932011v1, whole genome shotgun sequence genomic DNA contains:
- the LOC136459643 gene encoding cysteine endopeptidase Rep1-like — protein sequence MAQLAKTLLLVALMAVSAVELCRAIEFDERDLASDEALWDLYELWQTHHRVHRHHGEKGRRFGTFKENMRFIHAHNKRGDRPYRLRLNRFGDMGREEFRSTFADSRINDLRRAESPAAPPVPGFMYDDVTDLPRSVDWRKEGAVTSVKYQGHCGSCWAFSTVVAVEGINAIRTGSLVSLSEQELIDCDTDENGCQGGLMENAFEFIKSYGGITTESAYPYHASNGTCDSVRARRGRVVVIDGHQMVPTGSEDALAKAVANQPVSVAIDAGGQAFQFYSEGVFTGDCGTDLDHGVAAIGYGVSDDGTPYWIVKNSWGPSWGEGGYIRMQRGTGTGNGGLCGIAMEASFPIKTSPNPARKPHRALISRDTSSQ from the coding sequence ATGGCGCAGCTCGCTAAGACGCTTCTCCTTGTGGCCCTGATGGCCGTGTCAGCGGTGGAGCTGTGCCGCGCCATCGAGTTCGACGAGCGGGACCTGGCGTCGGACGAGGCGCTGTGGGACCTGTACGAGCTGTGGCAGACGCACCACCGGGTGCACCGGCACCACGGCGAGAAGGGCCGCCGGTTCGGGACCTTCAAGGAGAACATGCGCTTCATCCACGCGCACAACAAGCGCGGCGACCGACCCTACCGACTCCGCCTGAACCGCTTCGGCGACATGGGCCGGGAGGAGTTCCGCTCCACGTTCGCCGACTCCCGCATCAACGACCTCCGCCGGGCGGAGTCCCCCGCGGCGCCGCCCGTGCCGGGGTTCATGTACGACGACGTCACCGACCTGCCGCGGTCCGTGGACTGGCGGAAGGAGGGCGCGGTGACCTCCGTCAAGTACCAGGGCCACTGCGGCAGCTGCTGGGCCTTCTCCACGGTGGTGGCCGTGGAGGGCATCAACGCGATCCGGACGGGGAGCCTGGTGTCGCTGTCGGAGCAGGAGCTGATCGACTGCGACACGGACGAGAACGGGTGCCAGGGCGGGCTCATGGAGAACGCCTTCGAGTTCATCAAGTCCTACGGCGGCATCACCACCGAGTCCGCGTACCCGTACCACGCCTCCAACGGCACCTGCGACAGCGTGCGGGCCCGGCGCGGGCGGGTCGTGGTGATCGACGGCCACCAGATGGTGCCGACCGGCAGCGAGGACGCGCTGGCCAAGGCGGTGGCGAACCAGCCGGTGTCCGTGGCCATCGACGCGGGTGGCCAGGCGTTCCAGTTCTACTCGGAGGGCGTGTTCACGGGCGACTGCGGCACGGACCTGGACCACGGCGTGGCGGCGATCGGCTACGGCGTCAGCGACGACGGCACCCCCTACTGGATCGTCAAGAACTCGTGGGGACCCTCCTGGGGAGAGGGCGGCTACATCCGGATGCAgcgcggcaccggcaccggcaacGGCGGCCTCTGCGGCATCGCCATGGAAGCGTCCTTCCCCATCAAGACCTCGCCCAACCCGGCGCGCAAGCCCCACCGTGCACTCATCTCCAGGGACACCTCCTCCCAGTGA
- the LOC136459644 gene encoding lysine-specific demethylase JMJ705-like, which translates to MASSQGESVPPWLKSLPLAPEFRPTAAEFADPIAYLLKIEPAAAPFGICKIVPPLPPPPKRTTLGNLSRSFAALHPDDPTPTFPTRHQQLGLCPRRPRPALKPVWLSSHCYTLPKFEAKAGASRKALLARLSVPASKQLSPLDVEALFWRSSADRPVVMEYASDMPGSGFAPCAARPTQLPAANVGETAWNMRGVARSPASLLRFVREEVPGVTSPMLYVGMMFSWFAWHVEDHDLHSLNYMHYGAPKTWYGVPRDAALAFEEVVRVHGYGGEVNSLETFAMLGDKTTVMSPEVLMDSGIPCCRLVQNAGEFVVTFPGAYHSGFSHGFNCGEASNLATPEWLRVAKEAAVRRASINRPPMVSHYQLLYELALSLCLRDPSNGAMEPRSCRLKEKKKSEGDQLIKKIFVQNVIEDNKLLGHFLSDGSPCIILPVNYNDGSPLSTLLSKFQSTTDSRISHDQCSKTEALKDSRRLPMDGADKNRELSSSNKIPLSVCSGKTVPPTTCIHDCANVCGSSYAHNAESDKGGMHSAAGFLDQGLLSCVTCGILSFSCVAVIKPRECAAKWLMTADSSLINDRLASSGEHHIDALQGGRTTGGILRSDAEMNGNSVISYADAVPLNGHSALDLLASAYGDPSDSDEDVMNKKDQVPNVSNELIYRTIESQPNTSNNGDCDGTKVSSSSKERQQGLTSQSSKCIGNSNTLNGPKGVRTRNKDLLKMVLSEGFQPKDIYSETHKKVQCEPSSSNKTSTESPCGTDYRVSHNSATICMDSHRGSMTMVNNLVTSVVKPDKDSSRMHVFCLEHAIEVEKQLQAIGGADIFLLCHPEFPRIEAEARLLAEEMEFEYDWKDILFKEATIEDREKIHEVVRDEEAIPTNSDWAVKLGINLYYSANLAKSPLYNKQVPYNRVIYEAFGYGSPNDSPVKLKTYSRRQGRAKKIVLAGRWCGKVWMSNQVHPYLADRIKIHEPEEIDETFTSDQKSNAEPVEDSSREAASTRKSSSRAIEGKTTKRKKEPLEKANAKKPKFTEEDNSKSLEGTAEASTQKIKSRTVVEKTSKREKEYVEKANTKLKHTEKVISEALKGPSEASFPAPAGMVVRSSSRIANRKSILKSKMEEEDNGSANRPKSKVEDDKDNPAGRSRAKSLRQKTKVDAKKKTKETRAEKRKAPSPASRKDEEEQPYDVEGCSITKQQLSLSKKGAKIEEKQQMEKSRYRGRAPPSSPKRKEEYACDIEGCSMSFGTKQALSLHKNDICPEKGCCRKFFSHKYLLQHRKVHTDDRPLKCPWKGCSMAFKWPWARTEHMRVHTGDRPYVCPEPECGQTFRFVSDFSRHKRRTGHAGMPAKKAKGKK; encoded by the exons ATGGCGTCCTCGCAGGGGGAGTCGGTGCCCCCGTGGCTCAAGTCCCTCCCTCTGGCGCCCGAGTTCCGCCCCACCGCTGCCGAGTTCGCCGACCCcatcgcctacctcctcaagatCGAGCCCGCCGCGGCGCCCTTCGGCATCTGCAAGATCGTGCCACCGCTCCCACCGCCGCCCAAGCGGACCACGCTCGGTAACCTCTCCCGCTCCTTCGCCGCGCTCCACCCGGACGATCCCACCCCGACATTCCCCACCCGGCACCAGCAGCTTGGCCTCTGCCCGCGCCGCCCGCGGCCCGCGCTCAAGCCCGTGTGGCTCTCCTCCCACTGCTACACGCTCCCCAAGTTCGAGGCCAAGGCCGGCGCCTCCCGGAAGGCGCTGCTCGCGCGCCTCAGCGTCCCCGCCTCCAAGCAGCTCTCGCCGCTCGACGTCGAGGCGCTCTTCTGGCGCTCATCAGCCGACCGCCCCGTCGTCATGGAGTACGCCAGCGACATGCCTGGCTCCGGGTTCGCCCCCTGCGCCGCCCGCCCGACGCAGCTGCCCGCGGCGAACGTGGGCGAGACGGCGTGGAACATGCGTGGCGTGGCACGGAGCCCCGCCTCTCTGCTGCGCTTCGTGCGGGAGGAGGTGCCCGGCGTCACGTCGCCGATGCTCTACGTCGGCATGATGTTCAGTTGGTTCGCCTGGCACGTCGAGGACCACGACCTGCACAGCCTCAACTACATGCATTACGGGGCTCCCAAGACGTGGTACGGGGTGCCGCGCGACGCTGCACTCGCCTTCGAGGAGGTGGTGCGCGTCCATGGGTATGGCGGGGAGGTGAACTCCTTAG AAACCTTTGCAATGTTGGGTGATAAGACGACGGTGATGTCCCCTGAAGTGCTCATGGATTCAGGGATTCCCTGCTGCAG ATTAGTTCAGAATGCAGGGGAGTTCGTGGTTACTTTCCCCGGAGCATATCACAGCGGGTTCAGTCATG GGTTCAATTGTGGGGAAGCATCAAATTTAGCCACTCCTGAATGGTTGAGAGTTGCAAAAGAGGCAGCAGTCCGGAGAGCTTCCATCAATCGTCCTCCCATGGTTTCGCACTATCAGTTGCTCTATGAACTTGCGCTGTCATTATGCTTGAG GGATCCATCAAATGGAGCTATGGAACCACGAAGCTGTAGattgaaggagaagaagaaaagtgaaggggaccaattgatcaaaaagataTTTGTGCAAAATGTTATTGAAGACAATAAACTGCTTGGTCATTTTCTGAGTGATGGGTCTCCTTGCATTATTCTTCCAGTCAATTACAATGATGGCTCTCCACTATCAACTTTGCTCTCAAAATTCCAGTCAACAACTGATTCCAGGATATCGCATGACCAGTGCAGTAAGACAGAAGCTCTGAAAGACTCAAGACGCTTACCAATGGATGGGGCTGACAAGAACCGGGAATTGTCGTCATCCAACAAAATTCCATTGTCAGTCTGCTCAGGAAAGACAGTCCCACCTACAACGTGCATACATGACTGTGCAAACGTGTGTGGCTCATCATATGCACATAATGCAGAAAGTGACAAGGGGGGTATGCACAGTGCTGCTGGGTTTTTAGACCAGGGTTTATTATCCTGTGTCACTTGTGGGATTTTGAGTTTTTCATGTGTGGCAGTGATCAAACCAAGGGAATGTGCAGCAAAATGGTTGATGACTGCTGATTCTAGTTTGATCAATGATCGACTTGCTAGTTCTGGAGAACATCATATAGATGCGTTACAAGGTGGGAGGACAACTGGTGGAATTTTAC GATCAGATGCTGAAATGAATGGCAACAGTGTGATTTCTTATGCTGATGCTGTGCCTCTCAATGGGCATTCTGCTCTTGATCTTTTGGCATCAGCTTATGGAGATCCATCAGATTCTGATGAAGATGTTATGAACAAAAAAGATCAGGTCCCTAATGTCTCCAACGAATTAATATATCGCACAATTGAATCACAACCCAATACTTCAAATAATGGTGATTGTGATGGAACAAAGGTGTCCTCGAGTAGTAAAGAACGCCAACAAGGACTAACTTCCCAGAGCTCAAAGTGTATTGGTAACTCAAACACGTTGAATGGACCAAAAGGGGTTCGCACTAGAAATAAGGATCTACTTAAGATGGTGCTTTCTGAAGGTTTTCAACCAAAAGACATATATTCGGAGACACATAAGAAGGTTCAGTGTGAACCATCAAGCTCAAACAAGACTTCAACAGAGAGCCCTTGTGGCACAGATTATCGTGTTAGCCATAACAGTGCTACAATCTGTATGGACAGCCACAGAGGTTCTATGACTATGGTGAACAACTTAGTTACATCAGTTGTGAAACCTGATAAGGATTCATCAAGAATGCATGTATTTTGTCTTGAACATGCTATTGAGGTTGAGAAGCAACTTCAAGCTATTGGTGGTGCTGATATTTTTCTTTTATGCCATCCAG AATTTCCCAGAATAGAAGCAGAAGCAAGATTGCTGGCTGAAGAAATGGAATTTGAGTATGATTGGAAGGATATTCTTTTCAAAGAGGCCACTATCGAGGATAGGGAGAAGATACATGAAGTTGTGCGGGATGAGGAAGCAATACCAACAAATAGTGATTGGGCTGTAAAACTGGGCATTAATCTTTACTATAGTGCTAATCTTGCTAAGTCTCCTTTATACAACAAGCAAGTGCCATACAATAGAGTTATCTATGAGGCATTTGGTTATGGTTCTCCCAATGACTCACCAGTAAAGCTGAAGACTTATTCTAGAAGGCAAGGCCGGGCAAAGAAAATAGTCTTGGCTGGTAGGTGGTGTGGGAAAGTATGGATGTCAAACCAGGTTCATCCATACCTGGCTGACAGAATCAAAATTCATGAGCCGGAAGAAATCGATGAAACCTTCACTTCTGATCAGAAATCCAATGCTGAACCCGTTGAAGATTCAAGTAGAGAGGCAGCCTCCACAAGAAAGAGTAGCAGCAGGGCAATCGAAGGAAAAACAACCAAGAGGAAGAAAGAGCCATTGGAGAAAGCTAATGCGAAGAAGCCAAAATTTACTGAAGAGGACAATTCCAAATCATTAGAAGGTACTGCTGAAGCCTCCACACAGAAGATAAAGAGCAGAACAGTTGTAGAAAAAACAAGCAAGAGGGAGAAAGAGTATGTGGAGAAAGCAAATACCAAGCTAAAACATACTGAAAAGGTCATTTCAGAAGCACTAAAAGGTCCTTCAGAAGCCTCCTTCCCCGCACCAGCTGGGATGGTAGTCCGCAGTAGCTCTAGGATTGCCAATAGGAAAAGCATATTGAAATCAAAGATGGAAGAAGAGGATAATGGCTCAGCTAACCGTCCAAAGTcaaaggttgaagatgacaaagataATCCTGCTGGACGTTCAAGAGCAAAATCACTAAGGCAAAAGACTAAAGTTGACGCGAAGAAGAAAACAAAGGAAACTAGAGCAGAAAAGCGAAAGGCTCCTAGTCCAGCTTCTCGGAAGGACGAAGAAGAGCAACCATATGATGTTGAGGGATGTTCTATCACTAAACAACAGCTGTCTTTAAGTAAGAAGGGGGCTAAAATAGAAGAAAAGCAGCAAATGGAGAAATCTAGGTACAGGGGAAGGGCTCCCCCAAGTTCTCCAAAGCGCAAGGAAGAGTATGCGTGTGACATTGAAGGCTGTTCCATGAGTTTTGGCACAAAACAGGCGCTGTCTCTGCATAAGAATGATATCTGCCCAGAGAAGGGCTGTTGCAGGAAGTTCTTCTCGCACAAGTATCTTCTACAGCACCGCAAGGTTCACACCGATGACCGTCCACTGAAATGCCCATGGAAGGGCTGCAGCATGGCGTTCAAGTGGCCATGGGCTAGGACAGAACACATGAGGGTTCACACGGGCGACAGGCCCTATGTTTGCCCTGAACCAGAGTGCGGGCAGACATTCAGGTTCGTCTCTGATTTCAGCCGCCACAAGCGCAGGACAGGCCATGCAGGCATGCCAGCCAAGAAAgcgaaaggaaagaagtga